The Heyndrickxia acidicola sequence TACATACACCCAAAACACTTTATCCCACTAAAGGGGTCAGACCCCTTTAGTGCTTTACCGCACGATAGCATTTAATCAACCCACCTTTTAGCATATACCCTTCCACAAAAAAAGACCCTTCCGAATTTCGGGAGGGTCTTACACCTTCTGGGGAAATGTGAGGTTAATTGAATTCCTATCTGATGAGGAAAATAGAGGGTAAATAGGGGTTAGTGACTTAACAGTTTAGGCTGGTAGACATTCGAATCTCTTTTAAGCTCTTTTTCAAGGCAAGCCACTTGGGCCGTTAAAAAGCTGATACGCTGATTATTTTTTCCAAGCTTAAAAATCAACTCTTCTACCAAGTATTCCAATGTTTCAATTCTTTTTTTTAATGCCTCCAATTCCGGCCTCCTCTTCATCATCCTTTACATCTTTACTGCGGCTTGTAAATCGCGATCCTCCAATGGCTTACCTCCTAAGAACTTTACCGTATCCGCAGCAACTTCAGTGACATAGACCTTCTTTCCATCTTGATTTTCATAATTTCTTGTTTGAATTCGCCCCATCACTCCTATGACGGATCCTTTTCTGCAATACTTTGTCGTATTTTCCGCTGCTTTATTCCATAACGTGCATAATACAAAGTCTGTCTCAAATTCTCCTAGACTATTACGATATTGCCTGTTTAGCGCTAACGTAATATTCAGAACAGGCCTGCCTTCCATTGTATACCGAATGTCAGGATCCTTTGTTAATCTGCCAACCAAGGTAACCTGATTAATCAATTGTTACATTCTCTCCTTTCCTTTAAGTTACATTGATCTTACTCCTATGCCGGACATTAGTAAAATAAAGGAAATACTATTTTCCATCCTAAATAAACTTGAATACCTGCTTTTTCACATTCACATAAATGCATTTTTCTTAACGAAAAGAATTCCAAAAAACTATTTTGAATGTTTTTCATCACTTCACCACTTCAAAAAGCAGGAATTCAACTAAACCGCTGAAATGGTATTCCGTTTTTATGGTCAATGTATGTTATAATTCGGATAAATAAGACGGGGGGAATCGATATGAAAACATTTAAAATCATTTCTTTAACCGTATTGGAAAAGGACCAAGAAAGAGACATCCCTCTGGTGGATGGATTGATTATTAATAAAGAAGACGGAAAAAAAACCTGGTTGATCGAAGCCTATTTGGATAATCAGTATTCAGAGTATTTCCAGAAAGCAAAAGACAGTTCTCAGGAGATGGAAGTAGAAGTTGTCATTACCCATGAAGCAAATCCCCCGGCTCCCTTCCGCACTACTATACTCGGCGTGCAGGTATTCGAAGAACATGTAAGCATCTTGCTCCAAGGCTTCTTAAGTACAAGAACCAGAGAAAATACTGGAGAGCTTTTAGAAGGGCTTGTTAAAAAGGGCTTATCCGGTGAAGAGCTGATAAAGGAATTTAAATTAGTATTAAAGAGGAAAAGCAGGAATGGAAATGTAAGAGAGCAATCTTATCAATAAAAGGTATATAAGTGAAGCTGTTTTTGCATAGTTTGATGCTTTACGTATAAAGGATAATTTCTTATGTTGTCTGTCTTCGCGGCATCTTTTTGTAACTTTATTAATAAGTTTTAATACTGAACCTGGGTTTTCCATCCTTTTTTATGTCAAATATCAAAAAAAGATTACGAAAAGAGCTTTAAGTGAAGATCCCTCTTTGACGATTAATCTATTAAAAAAGAAGCTCTGCTGTTTCACTGAGCTTCTTTTTAAATTCTTTGTTGCTATTCGATATAAACAAGGATTAAAGTACAAGGTTTTTAATATAGCAGGAACCTTTGACTCTTTGCTGTTGATCGCAATGCGGACAGAAACTATTTCTTTGCAGATAAGTGTTTACCAAGAATATATTTCGCTTCCGCTTTGCATGAAAATGTATATTCCTTGCCTGTTTGTTTTTCCAGCTTTTCGATTTCCTCTATTTGCTCTTTAGTAGGAGCTTCAGAAAGAATTCGATCTATTACTTCATTCATTTTTGACGCAATATATTCATGAAAATCAGAACTTGTTTTTATATCTTCATCAACTTTTTTGTACCAAGATGCATGGTTTTGGATATAATCCTTCCAATGCTGAATGAATGCCTCATGGCTGAATTTCTCCTCATTCCACTCAAGACTTTCCATATATTGTTCAAAGACATATGTAATGGATCGTGTGATGCTAATTTTTATTCCTGATGAAAGTTCATTAGACATTTGTGGAAGTACCCCCTACCCTACTTTAGCAAAATACAAACTTGCTTTACATTCACAAAAAGATAATTAATTTAAGATAAATCCAATTGATAGAAAATTCATACGTTATTCATTAATGTATTTTACTTGAAAAAAACATTTTCATCAACTGATTAAACATGGAAATTTCTACCTCAGTTTTTACTAGCAACAAAAAAAGATTCGGAAAACTGACAGATGTATCAGGAATCCCGAACCTTCATTTCAGCAGATTGTTAATTTATATGGTTATTTTTCCAAAGCAAATGTAATTTCTGCTTCGCAGGCAATCTCCCCATTTACTTTAGCAATCCCTTTGCCTTTCCCAATTGGGCCCTTAATACGGACTATTTCCACTTCCAGATGTAATTGGTCTCCTGGTTTTACCTGGCGTTTAAATCGGCATTTATCTATTCCTGCAAAGAAAGCAAGCTTGCCTCTGTTCTCTTCTTTAATTAACATGGCAACAGCACCGACTTGAGCGAGGGCTTCCACTATAAGAACACCTGGCATTACCGGATAACCTGGAAAATGGCCTCTGAAAAAGTCCTCATCCCCAGTTACATTTTTAATTCCTACCGCTTTCGTTCCCTCTTCCACTTCCAGAATTTCATCTATAAGTAAAAATGGATCCCGGTGAGGTATGATTTCCTTAATCTGATCTGTATTTAACATTTGTTGAACCTCCACTATGTATTGTCCCTTTTCTTATCATACTAAAATTTTCGTCCCATTTCAAAATCACACATTATTGTACAAGGCTCTTTTCGTAAACTTTGTTGCTTTTCACACAAAAAAGGAGTAAAAACCCAGGTTCAGCATTAAAACTTTTAATAGCTTACGAAAAGATGCCACGACGACAGACAACATACGGAATAATCCCTTATAAGTAAAGCAACAATTTATGTGAAACCAGCCTTGTTCAAAGAGAACAGGATCATCAAACACTGCATTAAGAGCCAAATAAAAGGGAAGGAGCTGTCAACTCCTTCCCTAGATTAAGGCTAACTCAAAAAAATTAAAAGTTTACGTAACGTCTCCAAGCTTCTGAAGCTTACCACTAACCTATTTTCATCGCAGACTATTAACTAAACCGGCCATCTGGTCTGAAAGGGTAATGGCCCTCGATTGAAATTGATAGGAACGCTGTGCATTCAATAGATCTGTCATTTCTTTTCCCATATCAACATTCGAAGATTCTAATGCACCCTGCTGCATCGATACTTGCGCTCTTAATGGCCCTGTCATCTCTTTTATGATACCAGCAGGGTTTGCTGAGAATTGTGAAGGAACATCTAGCAGATTATCACCCGCTTGCTCAAGAAACTGCGGCTTATCTGCCGTTACCACACCCAAATTAAAAGAAGTGGTTTGTCCATTCACCGAGTTTACTTTAAATTGACCTTGTTCGGTAATCGTATAATCTTTCACGTTATCTTGAAAAGTAATGACCTTATTATTCTCATCCAATATCGGAAGACCAGAACTATTTACAAGCATTAGCTCATTTTTCCCAACAGGAGAAACAGACAAATTCCCATCACGCGTGTAGCAGATGCTGTTTTGCCCATTTTGATCATTAAGAACCTTTAGGTACTGATTCTCTTTAGTGAATGATACATCCAAGGGACGATTTGTCTGTTTAACTGCCCCCTGTGATTCATCCAGCTGTGATTGAGCTATTTTTGCCCCTGCTCCGATTCTTATTCCATATGGGGTATTTCTTCCAACTTCTTTTGTTTGATCAGGCTGATTATCAAACTGCTGAACAAGAAGGTCAGCAAAAGTCGCATCTCTGCCCTTATAGCCATTCGTATCAATATTAGCAATGTTATTGCTGATAATATCCATTTGCTTTTGGAGTTGTCCAAGTGTGGCAGCTGCAGTAATCATGGTTTGATTCATTTTTCATACCCTTTCATTCCAGCATTAGATAGATTACCCATTTACACGGCCTACTTCATTTACTGCTTTATCCATACTTTGATCGTAGGCTTGGAGAACTTTTTGGTTTGCCTCAAAAGAACGATAGGCAGCAAGCATTTGTGTCATTACTTGCGTTTGATCAACATTAGATGCTTCAAGAAATCCTTGATTTAAAGTGAACTGAGTGTTTTGCGAGGCAGGAAGCTTGGCATTATTTACAGTTCCATAAAGGCCGTCTCCTTCTTTTATCAAAGACATCGGTTTATTCGTATAGGCAATCCCAAGTGTTGCCACTCGATTCCCGTTTTCTGATATGTTCCCGTTATTATCTACTGTGAATTGATCACTTTTCAGCTGAATTTTATTTCCGTTGCTATCCAGGACATATAACCCGTTATCCTGTGTCAAATACCCATTCTGGTCTAGAGTAAAATTACCGTTTCGAGTATAGCGGACGTGACCATCTTCCCCCTGTATAGTAAAAAAACTATCAGCACTGGAATTCGTTCCTTGATCAACAATGGCGAGATCCGTCTTTTTCCCCGTATTCTGCAAATCTCCCTGTAAAAATTTTGGCTGTGTTTCCTGAAGGTATACTCCAGTACTTAAACTGCCGACTTGAGTAAAGCTTGGAAGAGACGGTGCATCCTTCACAGGCAGACTCTGCTGGTCCATACGTTGAAGCAAAAGCTGAGGAAAGTCCCTTATGGAAGACTGATCCTGTTTAAAACCCGGTGTATTTGCATTGGCTAAGTTATTGGTTAACATATCGGTTAAACGCTGCTGCGCGAGCATTCCAGAAGCAGCAGTGTAAAAGCCCCTCAACATATTCTTTTCCACCCCATTAGAAGAGTTATTAAATGCCTTTTGGGTTCAAATTGAGTCATGACGGGTAAAAGAAAATAATTATCCAAAACGTCTTCTGGAGATTTTATCAATATTCTCGAGCATAATGCCGGTTCCCACCGCTACAGAATCCATCGGGTTTTCAGCAACTAATACTGGTACTTTCAGTTCCTCTGCGAGAAGCTGGTCGATTCCGTGAAGAAGCGCTCCGCCACCTGTTAAAATAACACCGCGGTCGATAATATCTGCAGATAATTCCGGCGGAGTTCTTTCCAGGACATTTTTTGCCGCATGAGTGATGACAGCCACCGATTCACGAAGAGCGGATTCTATTTCAACTGAATTTACAGTAATGGTTCTAGGCAGGCCGGAAACCATGTCTCTTCCCCTGATTTCCATTGATTCATTACGTGAACCAGGGAATACCGTGCCAATGTTTATTTTGATGTTTTCAGCGGTTCTCTCGCCAATTAACAATTTATATTCTTTTTTAATATACTGAAGAATTTCATTATCAAACTTATCCCCAGCCATCTTAATAGAGGCAGACGTTACAATATCACCCATGGAAAGTACAGCTATGTCTGTTGTACCTCCTCCAATATCTACTACCATGTTTCCGCTTGGCTGGAAGATATCCATTCCTGCCCCTATAGCCGCAACTTTTGGTTCTTCTTCGAGGTAAACCTTCTTGCCTCCGCTCTTTTCAGCAGCTTCCCGAATGGCTTTTTGCTCTACACTTGTGATATTTGTTGGGCAGCAGATAAGAATTCTTGGTTTGGATAAAAAGCCTTTTACATTTAATTTATTAATGAAATACTTAAGCATTGTTTCCGTCACATCAAAATCTGCGATGACTCCATCTTTCAGAGGACGGATAGCTACAATATTTCCTGGTGTCCGTCCAACCATGCGTCTGGCTTCTTCTCCTACCGCCAGTACTTTATTTTGATTTTTATCAATAGCAACCACTGATGGC is a genomic window containing:
- a CDS encoding flagellar hook-basal body protein; the protein is MLRGFYTAASGMLAQQRLTDMLTNNLANANTPGFKQDQSSIRDFPQLLLQRMDQQSLPVKDAPSLPSFTQVGSLSTGVYLQETQPKFLQGDLQNTGKKTDLAIVDQGTNSSADSFFTIQGEDGHVRYTRNGNFTLDQNGYLTQDNGLYVLDSNGNKIQLKSDQFTVDNNGNISENGNRVATLGIAYTNKPMSLIKEGDGLYGTVNNAKLPASQNTQFTLNQGFLEASNVDQTQVMTQMLAAYRSFEANQKVLQAYDQSMDKAVNEVGRVNG
- the fabZ gene encoding 3-hydroxyacyl-ACP dehydratase FabZ, with the translated sequence MLNTDQIKEIIPHRDPFLLIDEILEVEEGTKAVGIKNVTGDEDFFRGHFPGYPVMPGVLIVEALAQVGAVAMLIKEENRGKLAFFAGIDKCRFKRQVKPGDQLHLEVEIVRIKGPIGKGKGIAKVNGEIACEAEITFALEK
- a CDS encoding YwpF-like family protein; protein product: MKTFKIISLTVLEKDQERDIPLVDGLIINKEDGKKTWLIEAYLDNQYSEYFQKAKDSSQEMEVEVVITHEANPPAPFRTTILGVQVFEEHVSILLQGFLSTRTRENTGELLEGLVKKGLSGEELIKEFKLVLKRKSRNGNVREQSYQ
- a CDS encoding rod shape-determining protein, which codes for MFAKDIGIDLGTANVLIHVKGQGIVLNEPSVVAIDKNQNKVLAVGEEARRMVGRTPGNIVAIRPLKDGVIADFDVTETMLKYFINKLNVKGFLSKPRILICCPTNITSVEQKAIREAAEKSGGKKVYLEEEPKVAAIGAGMDIFQPSGNMVVDIGGGTTDIAVLSMGDIVTSASIKMAGDKFDNEILQYIKKEYKLLIGERTAENIKINIGTVFPGSRNESMEIRGRDMVSGLPRTITVNSVEIESALRESVAVITHAAKNVLERTPPELSADIIDRGVILTGGGALLHGIDQLLAEELKVPVLVAENPMDSVAVGTGIMLENIDKISRRRFG
- a CDS encoding flagellar hook-basal body protein, with product MNQTMITAAATLGQLQKQMDIISNNIANIDTNGYKGRDATFADLLVQQFDNQPDQTKEVGRNTPYGIRIGAGAKIAQSQLDESQGAVKQTNRPLDVSFTKENQYLKVLNDQNGQNSICYTRDGNLSVSPVGKNELMLVNSSGLPILDENNKVITFQDNVKDYTITEQGQFKVNSVNGQTTSFNLGVVTADKPQFLEQAGDNLLDVPSQFSANPAGIIKEMTGPLRAQVSMQQGALESSNVDMGKEMTDLLNAQRSYQFQSRAITLSDQMAGLVNSLR
- a CDS encoding single-stranded DNA-binding protein; protein product: MINQVTLVGRLTKDPDIRYTMEGRPVLNITLALNRQYRNSLGEFETDFVLCTLWNKAAENTTKYCRKGSVIGVMGRIQTRNYENQDGKKVYVTEVAADTVKFLGGKPLEDRDLQAAVKM